TTAGGTTGAACCATATAAAATTGCTGCTGTTCACCCATTTTTGACCTACAAAAACAGTTCATATGGCTTGATTTACTACGTCCTCTCATCTCACAGTAATTTTCAAAGCCCTTTCAATGGCCTGCAGTTCCCACAGGATCTGTTGCATCTCACCCCTCTCCGGATTTCTCACCGCCCTCTGCTCGTACTGTTCCCCCAGCCACATTCCTTGCTGGCCATTGACTCTCTAACTAATTTCTGCCTAAGATCTTTGCAGGTGCTGTTCCCTCAGACTAGTATATTCTTTCCCCAGATATAAGCCCAGCCTACTGTTCTTTTATCCTGGACACTCTTTGACCATCCAACATAAAATAGCACATCTCTCTTCCCAGTGTCCCACTCTACCCAGCCCTgtgtctctcctctctcctctctgacattcatttgtttgttcattgtCTATCTCCCATCATTACAGTGTTTAAgttctgagaaaagaaaagaactttcattTGAGGAATGCAAGTCCTTTTAATTATCAGACCCAGAGACACATTAAAAGAGATCACAATCATGCCTCACTCTTCCCTTTGAGCTATGTACTCATCTCTTGAAACTGCTTACTTTTGCCACAAGGAGCTATAAATTAACCTAATACTGCCATACAGAACACTATAACCCACTCCCCATAGTTTaacaatgtatagccaatcactaaccaatgttatttctgtaaaccagtAAGAATTCCTGACAAACAACTTGGTAGCAGTCCACTCCCAGTCTgctttttttgcctttaaaaatccacctgtaactgctgctaattggagtgtatattcagggcaacttgagTCCATGCTCCCAGGTTGCAATCCTCAAGCTTGACCCAAATAAACTTTCCATGtgtattaattttgcctcagcttcttccttttaggtgCGCAGTCCCATGAAAGCAGGGACGTTGTTTTGTTTCCTCCTGTATCCCCAAGTTTTGGTGTAGTTTCAGACACAtggaaaatgttcaataaatactttttgcatgaatgaaagacttttttttttttttttgagatggagtctcgctctgtcgcccaggctggagtgcagtggcgcgatctcggctcactgcaagctccgcttcccgggttcacaccattctcctgcctcagcctcctgagtagctgggactacaggcgtccgccaccacgcccggctaattttttatatttttagtagagacggggtttcaccgagttagccagggtggtctcgatctcctgaccttgtgatcagcccaccttggcctcccaaagtgctgggattacaggcgcgagccactgcgcccggcgaaTGAAAGATTTTTATGGATGAGACAACCGAGGCCCAGAGAAGGCAAATGGTTTCCCCAAAGGCACAGAGTTGGTGCCTGCAGAAGCTCAGGGGAATCAAACATTCAGATCCCAAAGTCCGGACCCCATAAAGAGTCACCCTGCTTTCTGGTGCCCTGTTGGTCTTGACGCAGAGCCCATTTGTCTCTGAAGCTGAATTGGGGCTTCTGCTTTGGGTCCATAACAGGGCCAGATGACCCCAGAGGTGCCTTCAATTTTTGAGATCCGATTATCCACTGTTAGGGGTCTGTTTTAGTGAGGGAATCATAGAGGctctgagaaaaaaaagtcatcccTCAGGTGACCACCTGATTCTGGGAGCCAGACCCTTTGCTAGAAGTGCTGACATGATACTCTTCGAATAGAAGTCCCAACCAGTGTCTCTTTTGGGGAGGTAGAACATTAATCTGATcctcaaaatatgaaatattccCCAGTTTGCAAATGAATGCAGGATGTGTTTGCATAGCGACCACCAAGAGAGCAGTATTATGTGGagaggaacaaaaagacaaagcTCCCTGGTTCAATCTGGGGAGCTGATGGCTCTGCTCTCCCCGGGAGGTTGCCTCTGTGTAGCTAATTACAATGAGTAAAGGAAATGGGAAAGTGAGTGCCAATGAAGTGATCTTTCTCCTCCCCCAGGTTCCTGCTTTACAAAGAGCCAGTCTTTTGGTTTTAGAACCCTGGGGGCTGGCAAGATGGGCTCTATCCCACCCAGCTGGATAGGCACATTCTCCTAATATCAGGTCACTGCTAGAGCAGCATTCGTGTTGTGTTTGTGGCAGCGAGGTGTGTAGCGTGGGATGCTAGAGAGTGGGGCGCGTGGGGTTGGGGGGTAAGATGCTTCAGAGAGTTAATAGACCAAAGTAATCAACTCACATTTGAATAGCATTTGGCAATTTACAAAAGGCTTTTGTGTATCTCATCTCATTGAGTTTTTgcaccattttaaatataaagaaacgGTAGCTCAGAAAGGTGTGCTGACCTGCCATGCACTGCAGTTACAGGAGGCTTTGCTGGGATTTTAAGCTAAATATTCTCATTCCAAAATCCTTGTTCTTTCCATACCCCTTGGGCAAATGTAGACATCTTTCCTGATGTCTCTAAGGAAGAGGCAAAGGAGGGAAAGTGACAGATGCCCACTACTCCCCTTTCTCTAGGCTAACAGAGCTCACCTTTACTGGGTATTCACTGGCTAGGAATTTTCCCACTAAGCATTTTCCGTGGGATAGTAGCTATTACTAGTccacttcacagaggagaaaagagagatgcagagaggtaaagtaacttacccaaggagCAAACGGTGAAGGCAGGGTTTTAGCACTGTCTGTACTAATCAGGATAGGATATACTGTGTTGCAGTAACAAATAaccataaaattttaatatcttaACAAAAATTCATTTCTCCCTCAAACTACATATTCACCATGGGTTGGCTAAAGGGCTCAGGGACCCAGCCAGACAGATTCCACTATGACAAAGCCGTACCATTTGGAATAAATGGGCTCCTGTCGCTAGGGCAGAGGAAGACAATGCTGGAGGGTCTCACACAAGCAATTAAATGCCTTGGTCTGGAAGTGACATGCCACTTCTGTTTATAGTCAGCTTGGCCTTGTCTAACAGCCAGGGAACTCAGAAAGAGAGAATTCAATATCAATAAGTACTGGTCATGTCTATCGGCTTGGTAGACTGACTCGAACGTCCATGCTTTTAATCACCATGCTACACTACTTTATCAAGCATGAACTCTAGGTTAAATTCCTTTTATGTATTGTGTTTATGGGTTTGCTTCCCCTCCCGCTTTCCTTCCCTCCATGCCTGCATTCCTCCAGCACATGCTGAGAAACTACATGCACTCTGTTGGGTGATGGATACTAAAATAAATGATACATGCTCTCCGCCTTTCAGTGACCTTCTTTTAGGAGAAAAGTGCTAATGTGTCACACACAACATCCTGTTATCAAAGCAGAAGGGCTATAAATGAGATGAGATCAGTGAGATAACAGCTAACCCACGAGACTtccagggaggaagagaaggtgaGTAATGAGTCAGgcaaggcttcctggaggagatggcCTTTGGGCTGGGCCTTGAAGATAAATAAAACTTAGAAATGGGAAAGCAAAGGAACTCCAGGCAGGGAAAAGAGCTTGGACAAAAGCACAGAGGGAGGAAAGTTCAGGGGCATACCACAAACAAGGCATAATTCCATTTAACTGTGTTGAAATGTAGGGTAAGTGCAGGGGAGGGTTGTGAAGTAAGTGAAAGATGTGGGGTTATCTCATGGAGAAATCTGAACTCACACAGGAGTGTGTTTACGCCTAGGCCAATAGCTGCTGTTGTGACGCCAAAGCCTCACAATGAGGGGGTGGCTTTTACAACTTTGCAAAGCCAGATGATAAAGGGGCTGTGTCATTATTACTTATCCTCAGGCTGGAGGTGACTTAGAGGGGCTGGGGCTCCCATCACAGGAAGAGGCCTAATATGCAGGGACGAGGTCCTGTGGCCTTTCTTGTGGCTGAGATTTGGTTTAGGCCCTTGGAGCCTTATGTAGTGCCCTACAAAGACTTGTCCCAAAGAACCTGCTGGCCCTGTGCTGGGGTCTGGAGATGTGGAGATGAATAAATGTATCCCAGGTGGACACATAACATAGGAAGCACCCCACCCAGCACCACTTGGCCTGATAGTATTCACCTGTGCCTCCACATTTGCACAACTTTGCTTCCTGtcctggttttttcttttttccctactgTTTCCTATTTGCTTTTGTATTCTATCAATGCCATTTTTACCTATGCCAGTGCAACTTACCTCAATGCAGCCTCCAAATATAACTGTACCTTGGCCTCTCATTCCCATCCAGGTTGGATTCACCTTGGGCTACCTATAGGTTCTTGGTCCTGGCTACATGCCTCCAAACCCCAGGCCCCACAGCACCTTGCACCCTCCCTCAGCTGCAGCTCCTGTGCTGTGACTTCAAGCCCTCTTGGAAATGGGTTGCATTATTTCGAAAGTATTTTTTCATCCAGACAGCTCTTACATCCTGTCTTCCTCTCTATGTTGGGTGTCCCTTATGTACAAAAAAGGCTACTGTAAACTGTCTTGAGTTTGCTTGGTTGTTaactgaagaaaacaataaaccctatttctctaatgatttatagctttaaaaaacattatatgggccaagcgcagtggatcacacctgtaatcccagcgactccagaggccgaggtgggtggattacttgaactcaggagttcgagaccagcctgggcaacacagtctctacaacaaaacaaaataaaagtccaaaacaaaataaaacaaaacattatctGAAAAAGCATTATCTGAAAACAATTTCAGGTATCTGCAAACACTCCTGAGAAATGAGCAAAGTGAAACCCATGGGAACTCAACTCAGGGAATTTAGGATTTCTCAGCAGgatggcctgtgtgtgtgtgcactcctGCACCATCTGTTTTTTCATTCTGCTTCACTACAAGTTCAAAAGGTTGGAGACCTCGTAACTTTGCTTTTTACCCAAACCacagcattttaaataaacaaaaccagCCATTCTTACACACCTGTCCCAATTCCTTTGGGATCTGGAACTCGGATTGAAAAGTCTCCCCCTTTCCCATTCCCATAATGTGATCTGGCACAGAACATTTGGATGCTGTGTTCCAATAGCAGGGGGCCTCCAGCTGTTTGTCCCTGAACTGCCATAATTGGCCTCAGGGTTCTGCACAAGTGGCAAACTAGAGAATACATTTTTGCCCCATGGCCTGGAGGTGGCACAAACACTGTTTCTGCAATTTCAGTCCAAACCTGTTTTTTCCCCAAACCAGAACTATCACCCAGAGTCAGGCAGGCTTTTAAGTAACTAGCCGTTAATGCATTAAACAACACAAAACAtggtactttttaaaacatttatatttatatatataaaaaaattaaatatatataatatatagtgtgTTTGAGACTAAAAATATagtacataatattttaaaaaaaagaaaaaaagtagaataggAAAAGGTGTGAgggacacacagatacacattgCTAAAAACCTACGATGGTTTGTCCTaacaaaaataatatcttttttttctcttctcttaattATCATCATGGATCCATTTATTTCTGGGGTCTGGGTGGAGAAAATTCAACTGGAGCTAGAAATGGATGTTGCAATCCCAAGAATGGCTGGGTAGAAAATGTGACCAAAGGGAGCCCTGGGCCTCTTCTGGTGAAATTGGACACCTCAAAATTTTCTGGGTCACTGTTGCTAACAAGATTGTGTGGAGTTTCATTGTATTGGGATTTTGGCTGCTCTCTCCCCAGAGTTAGGGTATTCTCAGGGGGGCAGCATCTGAAGAGCTCCAGAAGCAAACAGAAGAGCTCAGGGCCCATCAGTACTCAACAAGGCCGGTGGTTGGGGCCAGCAAAAAACCAGGGTAGGGACAGCAGACTGGCAGGAACGAGTGACAGTTCTATGCAAAtggagttattattattattttattattattaagggCAGGTTTGTACCAGAACTGCCCAGTATGGCCTGTGACTTCTGCGCAGCAATTATTTCTCCAGGGACAGGGCCTGGAGCTCCCTCACAGTGATGCAAAGAAATGGGATTCCCCACtaaccccccacacacacctccTTCCTACCAAATCACACATCTCTCAGTCCTCTCCAGCAGCCCAGAAGTGAGCATCGGGACCACGCTGACAAAGGTGAGCCAATGCCTTTCACAAAAAGCCTGGCCTTGAGGAGAGGAGGAGCAATACCATAGGGGGATAGGAGGAGGCCAAGAGAAGGGAATGGGATatttaaatggtaattttatagcgtcttcacaaaaataaatgcCTTTCAATTACATCCCTTGGCCTGTGCACTTCAGTGTTCATTACGGCCTTGCCAGGGTCAGGAGCTTCACTAATCCTTTTGGGCGATTATCaacatgcacagtggcctgcagAGGCACCAAGCGGTGGCCTGGCTCAGGTCAGACAGCACTAACTTGGGGAAGCCAGGATTTCTGAGGCCAGGATGCTTGGGGAGGAACTGGAGCTTAGCTGTGGGGACAGAACCTTCCACACAGCAAAGAACAAGGCAGTTCGCTCCAAATGGGGTCTTGGCTTTAATGCGGCTTTCTTCAAACCCAAATGGCTGAACATTGCTAGGAACGTGGGTCATGTATACTGAGACATCGATTCCGTTTTATGGAGCCTGGGACTGTGGCTCCTGACAGGTTAACAAGAGGGCACGAAACTCCAGTGCAACGTGCTCCATTTTGAAAGCAGCTAAAGCTCCCCTCAGAGTGAAGAGGAAAGTAGCCCTGCTGGGATAAGGGGAGAGCACACTGCCTGAAGACAGGGTGCTCACATGAACATTTTCACTCCAAGCAAGACAGTGATGAGAGCACAGCACTGCTCCCATCTTGGACCCTTGCCTTTCTCACTGACTAGGCTTTTTGCTTCATGCAAATTCTGTGGCTGGACTTTGAGGGATCCAGAATTTAGGATATAGGGCGGGCCCTTTACGAGGGAAGTGACCATAGCTCAGCCAAAATCACAAGATCCTTTTCAAGATCCAGAATGTATTCCAAAACTGTTGTACCCCTTTCCCTCCACTGGCTCCCCTTGCAAGCTGCTCCTTCTCAGGGGGGAGCAGCTGTGCATACTCCCCGACCTCTGGCTCCAGGCACCTTGGACTGCAGGCTTCACCTGTTTGGTAAGAAGAGCAAGCTGTCCCTGGGCCGGAGGAACGTTCCTAAGGATCAGGGTGGAGGAAGGCTACTCCCATTTTCCCTTACAGAAGCAGTGCCTGAAACCTAGGCACATAATATGCCTATGTGCATACTATGCCCTGCCCTGGCAAAAGACACGTTTGCAAACCAATCAGAAATGAGTGGGGAGCAGCACAGATGACCCAATAGCCAAAGGATAGCCCCACATCAACTTTACTCTGAGGCTTAGGGTGTATTTTGTGTTGTTGTTTGGGATAAAGGGGTCCCTGGTGGAAACTAATTCACAACACGTCTGACAAGATAATGAAGCCCATGGTGAAAGCTGCTTCTTCGAACAGGAGAGAACCCCCCGACCAGCTCCCCAGCACTCACCATGCTTGCTACTGTTCCCAGTTCCTTGCCAGCAATGGGCAGTCCCACCCCTACTGGCAGCACAATGGGTATAACAAAACCAGAATAGTTTTAGGTTTGTGCAACTCTCCCCCTTCATTTTACAGGCCAGACAAATTGGGGGCAATGAACAGAAAGTTAGGCCAAGATCTAACCTTGGCAGCTTCAGGACTGGGTCCTGGGTCTCCTGACCTCTAGTCCCTTGCTCTTTCCACTAAAACAAGCCGTCAAAGGTGATCAGGATCACCAACTACGGAGGCACCGCCATGTTGCAGGACTCCAGGATTCAACAGCAAAGCTCTGTGATCAAGGATGCCTTCCACTCCCCAGAAGAGCTATTCCACTGGGCCCTTCAGGTAGGTTCCAATTCAGATTCTGACGGCACCAACATGTCAGTTACAGAGGGCAGAGACGACCTTGGTTGCTGATGCTTCCCTGTGCCTTCCTGGGTGCCTGCTTGACACCCAAGAGGCTCTGGTTAATGTGTTAAGGAATAGAGAACAGTGAACTAGCTCTGTGTCAGGCTTCTGAAAACTAGGCTTCCTTTCTCAACCATTTTCCCTGCACCATTAGCTCAATTACCTAGTAGCCTTAGGCCCTCTCTCCATCATTTCAGTAGAATGAAACTGATACTTAAGCCAAAAAGGGACAAATAAGAGAATCTAGCCAAACCCAAAACAAGAACGATTTTTTTGGAATGTTCATGTTTAAAAAGCCACCATCTTTAGACTTTAAGTCTTTGGATTACCCATGGCTTCTGGTTTttgtgaaaataatataaatttgcaTGAATTTGTCTGTACAAGAACCTGAATTTCTTGACAGACCTTCCCACTGAGCTCTCATAAAAGGACTCTATAGAAAGGTATCAGCTTCCAGGGATGGAATACAGCTGGAAGCCTGTAAATGCCCCAGGTAGGGCCCAGTCCACAGGATTTTTCCCTGCTGAAATGAGGGAGGATGCAGAGGCTTCCTGCGAGGTTAAAACCAGAGCTACTTGCTTCCTGGGTATCATCTGGTCCTTCCTAGCAAGGGGTTGGCCAGGAATGTCGCCCCCAGACCCATCTGTAAGGGCGGTAATGGCCTGTGGCTGATAAGCATGTAACTCATTAAAGCGAACATGAGTTATGAATGGTGACCACGGAGAAAGGGCGAGGAACATTTTGGGAACTGCACCAGAGGCCCTGCCTACCACTGGGCTGCACATGCAGTTGGGGAGGTGGGAAACAGCCAACTCCAGACACTGCTTCTTAGGGAGGCGTGGCTGGGGCAGGGGTACAGGTTCTCCTTGGAGCTCCTGTTCTCTTTGGTCAGAAGGTGGTGGCTGAGAAGCAGTCACATGGAAGGTGTGTGTTGGATGTGCGTGCACATGGAGGAGGAGGAATGGCCCGTGGAATGCCTGTGGTGCCCTTCCGCGCCACCTTCTCCCGGTCAGCACAAGTTCTCTGTCAGGGCCATTTCCAGGCCCCTTACCTCTCCAGGTCCCCTCACCCATCTCTCTCCTAACACTGTAACACTTAACAGTGTGTCCGAGGCTCACAAGTACCCGCTCCCTGCACAACCGCCCACGTAGGGTCGGTCATCCAAAGCTTGACACTCAAGGCACTGAAAGTGGAAGAAGGAATCTGATtggtccaagaaaaaaaaaaaagacacttaaaaaaccaaaacctgTCTCCCACACCCCCTGGAAAGTGGCCTCCAACCAACTGATGGTACCTAGGGTAGGAGAGTAGAGCCGGAGAGCCAGGCCCCCTCCCTAACCCTATCGGAGCCCGCTGTGTGACAGGTCTGGCAACCTGAATGTTTAAAAATGGATTCAAAGTGCTTGGAGACTGAAAGAATAATGGAGGGTGTTAGAAACCCCATGGAGAAGAATAGGTACCACCTTTCCTTTCCAATGGGACTTGTATTTGGGTGGGGGAATCCCTACATCTTTTCTTCCCAAATGaggttttcattgttttttgtttcctttgaaaaattatacagcacccccacccctacctcaCCACTCCTCAAACCAGCTCAAGAGTTAAAGCCAGGAAGTGGGGCAGACTGGGGAGAGGAGACCTGTGTGGCTCCCTCTAGTGTTGGTTCTGGAAACTGCTGCGCAGCACACAGCGGTCTCTGGGTCAATCAGGACATGGTCCTGGCCTTTCTTTCTCCACCAGGACCCTGACTTATCTGGCTGGCCCAGCATAGACGAGAAGGAAAGCGGGCAGTGCTGCCGGGGATTCCTGGATCCCTCTGCATGCTGACAGACAGCTGTCCACAGTGGGCCAAGGTGACTGGCATTTTGATCCCAGCTGAATGAAGGCTGGATTTGAATGCAGTGCCAGGGCTGTTCTGTAGACAAGAGCGAACATAAATCCAAGCTCCCTTCTGCAGTACCCTGAGGAAGGAGAGATGCACCCAGGGCACGAATGCAAACAACACAGGGACTGGCCAGGCTATCCTGTTTTCCACCTGTCTGTGCCACAGCCACCCACTCCCATACTTCATGTC
This region of Macaca fascicularis isolate 582-1 chromosome 1, T2T-MFA8v1.1 genomic DNA includes:
- the LOC102144577 gene encoding LOW QUALITY PROTEIN: uncharacterized protein (The sequence of the model RefSeq protein was modified relative to this genomic sequence to represent the inferred CDS: inserted 1 base in 1 codon; deleted 1 base in 1 codon), which gives rise to MGEGTWRGKGPGNGPDRELVLTGRRWRGRAPQAFHGPFLLLHVHAHPTHTFHVTASQPPPSDQREQELQGEPVPLPQPRLPKKQCLELAVSHLPNCMCSPVVGRASGAVPKMFLALSPWSPFITHVRFNELHAYQPQAITALTDGSGGXHSWPTPCRKDQMIPRKQVALVLTSQEASASSLISAGKNPVDWALPGAFTGFQLYSIPGS